Part of the Solirubrobacterales bacterium genome is shown below.
CGTGACGTCGGTCTGGTTGTTGAAGGTCTGCTCGAGGACCTGGCTTGGGTCCTCGCTACCACCGTCACCACCTCCGTCGCCGCCGCACCCCGCCACGGCGGCAGGAAGGACGAAGACGAGCGCCAGAATCGCGGCGCGGGCTCGGATGGGGGTCAATGCGAGGCTCCTTCTTGGTTGGGCACGTGTCGGACGCGCCAGGGTAGCGGACCCCACTGACGGGCTGGACGAGTGACGGATCTCACATAGGGCCTCGCGCGAATCCGTATCGTTCGTCACGTGGCCGGAGGAGCTTGTCCGAGCTGCGGCACGGAAAACCCCGAGCGGGCTCGCTTCTGCATGTCGTGCGGGGCGACGCTGTCCCCGAGCTGTCCTTCCTGCGGTACCGAGAACCCGGCCGGCGCGAAGTTCTGCATCGAGTGCGGGACCGCGCTTGGGGCAGGCGGATCAGGCGTGGTGGCACCTCCGCCCGGGACGACGCCGCAGCCCCCCTCCCCTCCCGGCGTAACGGCCCAGGCGCCCCCTGCCGCTCAGCGCGGCGGACTGTTCGGCGGCCAGCTCCCGGGCGTCGGCGCGCCGGCGTGGGGCTCGCCCGGGGCCGGCGCCCTGCCAGAGGAGCGCCGCAAGGCAACGGTGCTGTTCGCCGACCTCCACGGCTACACGGCGATCGCCGAGCGCATGGACCCCGAGGCCGTGAAGTCGATCGTCGACCGGGCCCTGCGACGGCTCGGAGAGGAGGTCGTCCGCTACGGCGGCACCGTGGACAAGTACATCGGCGACAACGTGATGGCGGTCTTCGGGGCCCCCGTGTCCCACGAGGACGACCCGGAGCGCGCCGTGCGGGTGGGCCTGGCCATGCAGGCGGCGATGGACGAGATCAACCGCGATCTAGCGGGAGAATCCGGGGTCAGCTTCTCGCTGAGGGTCGGGATCAACTCCGGCGAGGTGCTGGCTGGTCAGGTCGGGGACGGCTATACGGTCATGGGCGACGCCGTGAACGTCGCCTCCAGGCTCCAGGCGGCGGCGAGACCGGGAAGCGTGACCGTCGGCGCGATCACCCACCGCCTGACCCGCGGCGCGATCGAGTACTCCGAGCTGGAGCCGCTGGCCCTGAAGGGCAAGTCCGAGCCGGTGCCTGCATGGGAGGCCGTCCGCCTCCTGATCCCCGGGCCGGCCACCCGAGGCGCTCGCAGCGGCGCGCCCCTGATCGGCCGTGAGGACGAGTCCGCGCTGCTCACGTCCTTGTTCGAGCGGGTGGTGCGCGAGAGCCAGCCACACCTGGTCACGGTGATCGGCCAGGCCGGGGTCGGCAAGTCGCGCCTTCTCCGCGAGCTGGCGGCGCAGATCGGCGAGCGGCCGGAGAAGTCGGCCTTCCGGGTCGGGCGCTGCCCCGCCTATGGAGCCGGGCTCGCCTATTGGGCGCTCGGCGAGATCCTGCGCGACCAGTTCGAGCTCGTGGACACCGACGATTCCGACGTGGCCTGGGCGAAGCTCCTGAGCGGAGTGGAGTCGGTCGTCTCCGACGCGGAGACCGACGAGCCGCCCGCCCGGATTGCAGCCACGATCGCGCTCCCGCTGGGCATCGAGCCCCCAGCGGAGCATGCGATGCCCACCGGGGTGCACGACCTGGAGGACCCGCAGCAGATCCGGGACCGTCTGTTCTCGGCGATGCGCTCCCTGGTCGAGGCGGCGAGCCGGCAGCGGCCGCTGGTGATGGCGCTCGAGGACATCCACTGGGCCGACGAGGGGATGCTCGACTTGATCGAGTACCTGGCGCGCTGGGTGCGCGGGCCGGCGCTGATCATCTGTATGGCCCGCGACGAGCTGCTGGACCGCCGGCCGGGCTGGGGCGGCGGAAGGCGCAACGCCACGACGATCGCGCTCGAGCCCCTGTCCCAGGACGAGACGCGTGAGCTGGTCGCCGCCCTGCTCCCCGATGGGAACGGCACCGGGTCCAACGGCGCGACGGAGCTGGTGCCCCAGGTCGCTGAGCGCTCCGCCGGCAACCCCCTCTTCGCCGAGGAGATGGTCAACCGGATCCGGGAGGAAGGCGCGCAGGACGTGCAGACGCTCCCGGAGACCGTTCACGCCGTGCTCGCGGCCCGCCTCGACTCGCTGTCCGCCCCCGAGCGACGCGTGCTCCAGCATGCCTCGGTGGTCGGGCAGACGTTCTGGGAGGGCTCGCTCGCCGGACTCGAGGAGGAGGAGGGCATCCACCTCCAGGAGGCGCTTGCGGCGCTCCAGGAGAAGGACCTCGTGGTGCCGAGCCCCGGCAGCAGGCTCGCCGGCGAGCACGAGTACGCGTTCAAGCACGTCCTTGTGCGCGACGTCGCCTACTCGACCCTGCCGAAGTCGGTGCGGGCGTGGAAGCACGCCCAGGTCGGCGGCTTCATCGAGGAGCGGTCCGCCGACCGTTCGGAGAGCGTGGTGGCGATGGTCGCCGACCACTACGGCAGGGCTGCGGCGCTCGGGGCCGACGCGGAGATCGAGCCGTCGGAGCTCGAGCGCATCAACCACAAGGCCCTGTCCGCGCTCGAAGCGGCCGGGGATGCCGCCGCCTCGCTCTACTCCAACCAGGAGGCCCTCAGCCACTACGAGACCGCCCTCTCCCTGCCCGGGCAGTCCGGCTCCTCGGGAACGGACACCGCGGTGCGCGCCCGGATCGCCGAGAAGCTGGGCGACGTGGCCCTGCGGCTCGGTCGGGTGGATCAGGCGACCGACGTCTGGGAGGAGTGCCTGGACTTCCATCGCCGCGAGGAGGACCTGGCCAGAGTCGGCGACCTGCATCGCAAGATCGGGGCGGGCCTTTGGCACAAGGGCGACCGCGAGGGCTCGATCGAGCACTACCAGAAAGGGATAGACCTGCTCAAGGACGGTCCCCCATGCCTCGAGCTGGTGCGCCTCTACGAGGAGGCCGCATCGCTCTACATGCACACGGGCGACAACATGCTCGCCATCTACGCCTCCGAGAAGGCGCTGCGTTTGGCCGAGCGACTCGGCGAGGCGGCGGCGGCGAGCCGTGCACACGGGATCTTCGGCCGCGTCTTCGGCCGCATCGGCGATTCCGAGCGCGCCCGCCAGAACCTGGAGCGCTCGGTCGAGCTGGCGCGCGAGTCGGATCCCGCCGAGGCGGTTCGGGCGCTGCTCACGCTCGGCTACCACCTGGAGATCTCGGAGGCCGACTACCAGGGCGCCGGCGCGGCCTACCAGGAGGCGCTGGAGCTCGCCGAGCAGACGGGCGACCTGCCTTCCAAGGTCGAGTTGCACGCGGCGCTGGCACAGCTCGCCGCCCACGGTGGCGACTGGGACACGGTGGAGCGGGAGGCCGAGGCCTCCGGTCAGCTCGCCGAGCGCGAAGGGCTGACGGGCAAGCTCTGCTTCCCCTACATGATGCGGGGAATGCTCCACTGGCGCGCTGGGCGGTTCGACGAGGCCGCGAAGGGCCTGCGGGAGGCCGCTGAGCTCGCGGAGCAGGTGGGCCGTTCGGAGGTCGCCTTCCAATCGCTCTTCTGGCTCGGCGCGGCGCTGCGGCAGCGCGGCGATCACACGGACGCCGACACCGAGCTGGCGCGCGCGCTCGACCTCTGCGAGCGCGCAGGCCTGGTCGCCCAGTCGGTCGAGGCGATCTCCTCCCGCGCGGTGAACCTCTCCGTCTCCGGGCGACTCGAAGCGGCCCGCGAAGCGGCGGACGAGGCGGAGCGCCTAGCCGACCGGCTGCGCTATCCGGTCGGCAAGGCCGCGAGCCTCGAGGCCCGGGGGGCAGTCGCGGCCGACCCGGAGGAGGCGAGCACCGCCCTCGTGGAGGCTCGCGAGGCGTGGCAGGGGCTCGGCCGGCCGCTGGATGCCGCCCGCTGCGAATACCTGCGCGGACGCCTGCTGCGGGAGTCGAACCCGGAGGAGGCGCGCCAAGCGCTGGAGCGGGCAGCCGAGGAGGCGGATCGCCACGGCGTCCACCACCTCGCCGAGCTGGCCCTCAATCTAATCCCGGCCTAGAGGTGCGCTAGGCGAGGCCTTCGGCCTCGTACTCGCGCAGAAAGCCCTCGAACAGGCGCAGGTGACCCTGCTCGTCGCGGAGGATGTCGATCACCATGTCCTGGGTGACCGGGTCGACCGCGTCGGTCTCCGCGATGATGCGGCTGTAGTGCTCGATCGCCCCCGTCTCGGCCTCGATCACACCCTTGATCACGTGCACGATGTCCGTCTGATGCTCGGGGGGCTGAAGGTAGGACTGCTCGGCACGGAACTCCTGGGAGCCGGGGACGACCCCGTAGAGCTCCTTGATCCTGTGCGCGAACTTCTGTGCGTGCCCGAGCTCCTCGGTGATGTCCTGCTCCAGTGATTCCTTGATCTCCTGGGCTCGGACGCCGTCCGGGTTCACGGTGCCCGCGATGTAGCTCATCACGGTCTCGATCTCCATCCAGTACGCCGTTTCGAGCATGCCGACGATCTGGTGCCGCTTGTCGGCGTTCTCCTGGGCCATGATGTCCGTGCTCGTGGCGGTCTCGGTCATGTGGTCTCCCCTCGGCCGGAAACGAAGCTCAACATATCCGTTACCCATGCCCACCTGGGAGAATCGCGCTCGTGACCTGGATCGAGCGCGAGGACGGGACCGAGATCCACTGGAGTGAGCAGGGCGAGGGGCCGCTCGTGGTTCTTGCCCCCTACTCCATCTTCCATCCCTCGGTTTACGACCCGATCGCCACCCAGCTCGCGGGCGACCACCGCGTCATTCGCTATGACGATCGCGGCACCGGCGAATCTACCCGCACGGGCCCCTACGACATGGACACCGGGGCACAAGACATGGCGGCGGTGATCGAAGCCAGCGGCTCTTCGGCGGTGATCGTCGGCCTGGGAGACGCCGTGAACCGCGCCGTCCGCGTCTGCACGGAGCAGCCGGAGCTCGTCGAGGCGATGGTGATCCCTGGCGGCATGCCCGCCGGGCGGGACAGGCTGGAGGGCTCCGAGGCGATGGCTGCCTCCGACACCGTTGTAAACGCCTTCCTGAGCATGTGCGAGACCGACTATCGAGGCGCGCTCCGCTCCCTGGTCACGGCGGGCAACCCGCAGATGAGCGAGGACGAGATCCGCGAGCGGGTCCGACTCCAGGCCGAGTACCTGCCCCAGGAGACGGCCGTGGCCCGGCTGCGAGCTTGGGTGGAGGACGACGCGCTCGAAGCCGCCCGCGCCTGCGGTGACCGGCTCTGGTTGCTCTGTGCGGAGAACACCACCGGCGGGTGGTTTCCGGCAGGTCGAGAAGCGATGAAGCTCTCCCGCGAGCTCTTCCCCGACGCACACGTGGAGGAGATCGAAGACGGGCTCGTCAGCAAACCGGACCTGACGGCAGCAGTCGTCCGCCGGGTGACCGCGCCGCTCCGCGCCACAACCGCCTGAGCCGTGGCCGGGCTCGAGCGTCCGGGCGGAATCGAGCTCCACTGGGAGGAACGGGGCAAGGGCCCCCTGGTCGTACTCGCTCCGTGGTGGTCGGGGCATCCCGGCGTCTACGAGGATCTGCTCTCGGACCTGGCCCGCGATCACCGCGTGGTCGTCTGGGACGCCCGCGGCACCGGGGGATCCACCCACGCCGGCCCTTACGACATGCAGACGGACTGCGACGACCTCGAGGCGATCCTCGAGGAGGCCGGCGGCGCGGCCGTGGTGATCGCCACGGCCGATGGCGCCAACCGTGGGGCGCACGTCGCCGCCCGCCGCCCGGACCTGGTGGCTGCCGTCGTGGCGCTGGGCACCGCGCCGTTCGCGCGGGCACAGTTCGAGGGCAGCGAGGGGATGATCGCCTCCGACACGGTCGTGGGCGCGTTTCTCGAAATGGTCGAGCGCGACTACAGGGGCGCGCTCCGCACCCTGCTGGCCGCGACCAACGCGCAGATGTCCGAAGCAGAGCTGCGCGAGCGGGTGAGCTTCCAGATCTCCTACTGCCCCCAGGAGGCCGCTGTCGCACGGGTCCACGCCTGGGCGGAGGACGACCCCATGAGCGCAGCGCGGGAGACGGGAGAGCGCCTCTGGGTGTTTGCGGCACCGGACGTCGCCGGACTTTGGCTGCCGCCGGCCCGGGAACGCCGCCGGCTGACCGAGGCGCTGATCCCAGAGGCGCGGATCGTGGAGACCGAGGGCACAACCGGCCCGATCTCGCAGCCCGGGTTCGCGGCGGACCTGATTCGCCGGATCAGCGCACCGCTGCGTGTGGGAGCCGGTGAGCGCCCCGCTTGACCCGCCGCCCGTGGACCGACATCTTCCGCTCGCTGCCGCCTCCGGCCAGGCTGGCGACGCTCGGGGCGCTCGCGGTGCCGGGGAGCATGCTGTTCCCCTGGTATGGAATCGAGTTCTCCAGCGGGCTCTCGCAGACCGGGCTCGACTCCTTTGGGCTCGGCCAGCTCGCGCTGCTGATCACCGTGGGCGCGGCCCTCTACCTGATCCTGCGCGGCGCGGGCGGGTATGAGCTTCCGCGGCCGCTGCACGAGGGGACCCTGCTGGCCGCGGCGGGAGCATGGGCGGCCGTGCTGGTCGGCTACCTGATGCTCGACAAGCCTGAGATCTCAGGCCACCCGAACATCCACCTGCGCTACGGGATCTTCGTCGCCCTCGGCGGCTCGCTTGCGCTCCTGTTCGGCGGCGTGCGCCTGCGCCGAGCCCGGATCAGCGCGGAGCGCCCCAAGACGGAGCGCCCCAAGAAAGGGTGAAGCGGGGCGCTCGCCCAGCGCCCCGCTTCGACATGAGGAGGTGCCCCGCGAGGACCTATTGGCCCTCGCAGTTGATGGATGTGCACATGGATGATCGGCAGCAGGCGCCAACCCCTTTACACCCCACGCCACGCCAACCTGGACGTTTATCCGAGGCCGCTGGCTCGGGCTATGAGGCGATCGCGAAGGCGATCGGGAACCAGCTTGGCCAGGGCGGCCGTCACTCGGGCGTCGCCACCCACCAGATAGCGCGTCCGGGGCCTCGACGCGGTCAGGGCGTCGGCAACGACCCTGGCGACCTTCTCGGGCGAAGCGCCACGCCGGGACGTTTGCTCCAGCCGCTCCTCCGCCCGCGCCAGGGCGTCGCCGTAGAGCTCCCGGCCCTCCCCCGACAGGTCGGCCCGCACCGCCTGGGCCGTCGCCTTGCCCTTGTCCCAGATCGGAGTCGCGATGGACCCGGGCTCGACGATCGAGACCTGGATTCCGGAGGGGCGCAGCTCCTGCCGCAGCACGTCGCCGACCGCCTCGATCCCGAACTTCGAGGCGTGGTACGGAGACATGAACGGTGTTGCGATGCGGCCGCCGATCGAGCTGATGAAGACGATCCGCCCGCGCGCTCTCCGCAGCGCCGGGATGAAGGCCTTGCTGACCGCAACCTGGCCGATGAGGTTCACCTCGATCTGGTGGCGGAAGTCGTCCACCGGCAGGAGCTCCAGCGGCCCCCCCACCCCAATCCCGGCGTTGTTGACGAGACCGGCGAGACGGGGCTCCGTCCCCTGGGTAACCCGCTCGGCAGCCTCGCGGATCTGGTCCGGATCCGTGACGTCCAGGATCAGCGGCTCGAATCGCTCCGAGGCCTCGGCGCGGAGACTCTCGGCGTCCTCCCTCCTCCTCACGCCGCCGAAGACCCTGAAGCCCAAGCGATCCAGGTGCAGGACGCAGGCCCGCCCGATCCCGGTCGAGCTTCCGGTGACCACGACCGCGCCACGGGACCCGTCGCTGTGCACCGGGGCAGCCTACGCGGCGGTCTTGGCCGCCTGGCGCTCGGGGCTGATCCGGACCACGTCCCAGGCGAGGCCGAGCCGCTCGAGCGACCAGATCACCGCCGCGGAGGGATCGAGCTCCCAGCGGCGCAGCCCGTGGATCGCGGAGGTCGGAAATGCGTGGTGGTTGTTGTGCCAGGCCTCGCCAAAGGTGGGGAGAGCGAGCCAGAGGACGTTTCGTGACTGGTCATCGGTCGCGAACCGGCGCCGCCCGAAGACGTGGCAGACCGAGTTGATGCTGTAGGTGACGTGATGCAGCAGGAACACCCGGACCGCGCCGCCCCAGAGCAGGCCGGTGAGTCCGGCCACCAGGGTCCCGCCGATTGCATAGCCCAGCGCGAAGGGAACCGCCAACCCGAGCACGGCCCAGAGGATGAATGTCCTGTCAACGAAGCTGATCACCGGGTCGTCGAGTAGGTCGCGCGCGAAGCGCCGCTTCGCCCCGCGTTCGGTGTGGATGAACAGCCAGCCCATGTGAGCATGGAACAACCCGCGCAGCGTGCCGCTCCAACCGCCGCCGTGCCCGACGTGGGGGCTGTGCGGGTCCCCCTGCTCATCGGAGAAGGTGTGGTGCTTGCGGTGGTCGGCGACCCAGGAGATCACCGGCCCCTCGATCGCCGCCGATCCCAGGGCCGCAAATATCCCGCGTAGGGCGGGGCTGGTCTTGAAGCTGCGGTGGGTGAGCAGTCGATGGAAGCCGACCGTGACCCCGAGGCCCGTGACCACGTAGACAGCGCCGAAGATCGCCAGGTCGCGCCACGCGAGCGCCTCGTTCCACACCTGCCAGGCGGCGACGCTCAGCAGCAGGAAGGGGATCGCCGTGACCAGACCGGTGATGATGCGGTCAGCCGTTTCGTTGGCGACCGGCTGAATGAGTTCGTTGTCGGTCGCCGTCGCCACGTATCTCCTTGGTCCGACCGAGCGCCTGGCGCAGTGGCCCGGGCTGGGCGTACCAACGCACGTACACCCTACCTGGTCGGGGACTCAGCCGGGGATGGTGAACATCGACTGGATCTGGGCGGAGAACATCAGATCGCCCTCGATCTTGAGCTTGCCGCTCATGAACAGCGTCGGGCCGGCGGCGTTGCCGGTCACCAGTCGCATGAAGTCGACCCCGTCCAAGGCCAGGGTGACGCGCGGCTCCTGCTGGGGGTCCTTGCGCGCGGTGCAGGTTCCGTTTTTCATCACGACCTCGTAGTGATCGATCGCGCCGTCAGGGCGGCCGGTGATCTTCCAGTGGATCACCGCGTCCACTCCGGTTGCGCTGCCGGGCTTGAAGTGCTGCTCCATGCGCCGGAAGACCTCGCCGAGGATCGCCTCGCGCTGCGGGCCGCTCAGGGCCTCGCGAAGCTGCTCGTCGGTGGCGGACGAGATCGTCCCCGCCACCTGCTCGGGATCAACCGATGCGAAATCGGTCCCGACGGTTGCGTCCTGCGCGTCGCTCACTTGTGCTCCTCTCTCATTGGATCCGCGCTCCCGAGATCGCTCGGGAGATCACCAGTCGCTGAATTTCCGACGTGCCCTCGAAGATCGTGTAGATCTTGGCGTCGCGGTGCATCCGCTCCACCGGGTACTCGCGGGTGTAGCCATTTCCGCCGAGGATCTGGATCGCGCGCTCCGTGGCCCAGACGGCCACCTCGCCTGCCTTCAGCTTCGACATGGAGCCCTCGGCGGCCTCGAAGTCCTTGCCGATGCGTCCCATCCACGCGGCGCGCCAGACCAGCAGGCGGGCCGCGTCGATCTCCATCTTCATGTCGGCTAGCGTGAAGGCGATCGCCTGGTTCTCGATGATCGGACGCCCGAATTGGACCCGCTGCTTGGCGTACTCGAGCGCGTACTCATAGGCAGCGCGCGCGATTCCGAGGGCTTGGGCGCCGACCGTCGGCCGGGAGACCTCGAACGTCCGCATCGCCGCCTGACCGCGGGATCCCTTGCCCTCGCGCGCACGGGCGAGGCGCTCCTCGAGCTTCTCCTTCCCACCGAGCAGGCACGCGCCCGGCACTCGGCAATCGTCCAAGTGGACGTCGGCCGTGTGGGAGGCGCGCAGGCCGTGCTTCTTCACCTTGGCTCCCTGCTCCAGCCCTTCCGTCCCCGGGGGGATGACGAAGGCGGCGTGCCCACGCGAGCCGAGCTCGCGGTCGATGCTGGCGATCACGACGTGGACGTCTGCGATCCCGCCGTTGGTCGCCCACGCCTTCTGGCCGTTGAGGATCCACTCGTCCTTGGCCTGGTCGTACCGCGCCGAGGTACGGATCGCCGAGACGTCGGACCCGGCGTCGGGCTCCGAGGAGCAGAAGGCGCCGACCTTGGGATCGTCGGCTGTCCCGTAGCACTGTGGCACCCACTCGAGCAGCTGATCGGGCGTCCCGGAGGCGTAGATCCCGGCCACCGCCAGGGTTGTGCCCATGATCGAGAGGCCGATTCCGGCGTCGCCCCAGAAGAGCTCCTCATTGGCGATCGGAAGCTGTAACCCGGTGGGGTCCGACCAAAACTGCGCGAGCGCCTCGAAGCCGTAGAGCCCGATCTTCGCGGCCTCCTGGATGATCGGCCAAGGTGTCTCTTCCCGCTCGTCCCACTCGGCGGCCGCAGGACGGACGACCTGCTCGGCGAAGCCGTGCACCCAGTCGCGGATCTCCCGCTGGTCGTCGCTCAGCTCGAGGCTGAACGCCGGGGCGTCGTCGGGCTCTCTGTTGCCGTTGACGGCGGCGGCGGCCTGCTCTGCATCGGGGGCTGATTGCTTCGGAGTGGCGGCTTCCATGTGCTCTCCTTGGGTGGGAGTGGGCTTCGGGTGAGGTGCTGGCGAGGAAGATTACACCAAACGATGTCACATGTTTCGGTGTCTCCAATGGGTGTCTAGAGTCGAGGCTGATGCTCTTTCGCCAGATCATTCACGAGGACCTCGCCTGCGGCTCCTACCTGGTCGGCGACGCGGGCGTCGCCGCGGTGGTCGATCCCCAGTGGGACATTGACCCGTACGTGCGGCTGAGCCGCCTCCACGGGGTTCGGATCGAGCACGTGCTCGAGACCCACAATCACGCGGATCACGTCTCCGGGCACGGCCGCCTGGCGAGAGCCACAGGGGCGACCATCCACATCCACGAGCTCGCCGAGGCCGAGTACCCGCACGAGCCGTTTACGGACGGCTGGAAGCTT
Proteins encoded:
- a CDS encoding adenylate/guanylate cyclase domain-containing protein; its protein translation is MAGGACPSCGTENPERARFCMSCGATLSPSCPSCGTENPAGAKFCIECGTALGAGGSGVVAPPPGTTPQPPSPPGVTAQAPPAAQRGGLFGGQLPGVGAPAWGSPGAGALPEERRKATVLFADLHGYTAIAERMDPEAVKSIVDRALRRLGEEVVRYGGTVDKYIGDNVMAVFGAPVSHEDDPERAVRVGLAMQAAMDEINRDLAGESGVSFSLRVGINSGEVLAGQVGDGYTVMGDAVNVASRLQAAARPGSVTVGAITHRLTRGAIEYSELEPLALKGKSEPVPAWEAVRLLIPGPATRGARSGAPLIGREDESALLTSLFERVVRESQPHLVTVIGQAGVGKSRLLRELAAQIGERPEKSAFRVGRCPAYGAGLAYWALGEILRDQFELVDTDDSDVAWAKLLSGVESVVSDAETDEPPARIAATIALPLGIEPPAEHAMPTGVHDLEDPQQIRDRLFSAMRSLVEAASRQRPLVMALEDIHWADEGMLDLIEYLARWVRGPALIICMARDELLDRRPGWGGGRRNATTIALEPLSQDETRELVAALLPDGNGTGSNGATELVPQVAERSAGNPLFAEEMVNRIREEGAQDVQTLPETVHAVLAARLDSLSAPERRVLQHASVVGQTFWEGSLAGLEEEEGIHLQEALAALQEKDLVVPSPGSRLAGEHEYAFKHVLVRDVAYSTLPKSVRAWKHAQVGGFIEERSADRSESVVAMVADHYGRAAALGADAEIEPSELERINHKALSALEAAGDAAASLYSNQEALSHYETALSLPGQSGSSGTDTAVRARIAEKLGDVALRLGRVDQATDVWEECLDFHRREEDLARVGDLHRKIGAGLWHKGDREGSIEHYQKGIDLLKDGPPCLELVRLYEEAASLYMHTGDNMLAIYASEKALRLAERLGEAAAASRAHGIFGRVFGRIGDSERARQNLERSVELARESDPAEAVRALLTLGYHLEISEADYQGAGAAYQEALELAEQTGDLPSKVELHAALAQLAAHGGDWDTVEREAEASGQLAEREGLTGKLCFPYMMRGMLHWRAGRFDEAAKGLREAAELAEQVGRSEVAFQSLFWLGAALRQRGDHTDADTELARALDLCERAGLVAQSVEAISSRAVNLSVSGRLEAAREAADEAERLADRLRYPVGKAASLEARGAVAADPEEASTALVEAREAWQGLGRPLDAARCEYLRGRLLRESNPEEARQALERAAEEADRHGVHHLAELALNLIPA
- a CDS encoding ferritin-like domain-containing protein, coding for MTETATSTDIMAQENADKRHQIVGMLETAYWMEIETVMSYIAGTVNPDGVRAQEIKESLEQDITEELGHAQKFAHRIKELYGVVPGSQEFRAEQSYLQPPEHQTDIVHVIKGVIEAETGAIEHYSRIIAETDAVDPVTQDMVIDILRDEQGHLRLFEGFLREYEAEGLA
- a CDS encoding alpha/beta hydrolase; its protein translation is MTWIEREDGTEIHWSEQGEGPLVVLAPYSIFHPSVYDPIATQLAGDHRVIRYDDRGTGESTRTGPYDMDTGAQDMAAVIEASGSSAVIVGLGDAVNRAVRVCTEQPELVEAMVIPGGMPAGRDRLEGSEAMAASDTVVNAFLSMCETDYRGALRSLVTAGNPQMSEDEIRERVRLQAEYLPQETAVARLRAWVEDDALEAARACGDRLWLLCAENTTGGWFPAGREAMKLSRELFPDAHVEEIEDGLVSKPDLTAAVVRRVTAPLRATTA
- a CDS encoding alpha/beta fold hydrolase is translated as MAGLERPGGIELHWEERGKGPLVVLAPWWSGHPGVYEDLLSDLARDHRVVVWDARGTGGSTHAGPYDMQTDCDDLEAILEEAGGAAVVIATADGANRGAHVAARRPDLVAAVVALGTAPFARAQFEGSEGMIASDTVVGAFLEMVERDYRGALRTLLAATNAQMSEAELRERVSFQISYCPQEAAVARVHAWAEDDPMSAARETGERLWVFAAPDVAGLWLPPARERRRLTEALIPEARIVETEGTTGPISQPGFAADLIRRISAPLRVGAGERPA
- a CDS encoding SDR family oxidoreductase produces the protein MHSDGSRGAVVVTGSSTGIGRACVLHLDRLGFRVFGGVRRREDAESLRAEASERFEPLILDVTDPDQIREAAERVTQGTEPRLAGLVNNAGIGVGGPLELLPVDDFRHQIEVNLIGQVAVSKAFIPALRRARGRIVFISSIGGRIATPFMSPYHASKFGIEAVGDVLRQELRPSGIQVSIVEPGSIATPIWDKGKATAQAVRADLSGEGRELYGDALARAEERLEQTSRRGASPEKVARVVADALTASRPRTRYLVGGDARVTAALAKLVPDRLRDRLIARASGLG
- a CDS encoding fatty acid desaturase; this translates as MATATDNELIQPVANETADRIITGLVTAIPFLLLSVAAWQVWNEALAWRDLAIFGAVYVVTGLGVTVGFHRLLTHRSFKTSPALRGIFAALGSAAIEGPVISWVADHRKHHTFSDEQGDPHSPHVGHGGGWSGTLRGLFHAHMGWLFIHTERGAKRRFARDLLDDPVISFVDRTFILWAVLGLAVPFALGYAIGGTLVAGLTGLLWGGAVRVFLLHHVTYSINSVCHVFGRRRFATDDQSRNVLWLALPTFGEAWHNNHHAFPTSAIHGLRRWELDPSAAVIWSLERLGLAWDVVRISPERQAAKTAA
- a CDS encoding SCP2 sterol-binding domain-containing protein, yielding MSDAQDATVGTDFASVDPEQVAGTISSATDEQLREALSGPQREAILGEVFRRMEQHFKPGSATGVDAVIHWKITGRPDGAIDHYEVVMKNGTCTARKDPQQEPRVTLALDGVDFMRLVTGNAAGPTLFMSGKLKIEGDLMFSAQIQSMFTIPG
- a CDS encoding acyl-CoA dehydrogenase family protein, coding for MEAATPKQSAPDAEQAAAAVNGNREPDDAPAFSLELSDDQREIRDWVHGFAEQVVRPAAAEWDEREETPWPIIQEAAKIGLYGFEALAQFWSDPTGLQLPIANEELFWGDAGIGLSIMGTTLAVAGIYASGTPDQLLEWVPQCYGTADDPKVGAFCSSEPDAGSDVSAIRTSARYDQAKDEWILNGQKAWATNGGIADVHVVIASIDRELGSRGHAAFVIPPGTEGLEQGAKVKKHGLRASHTADVHLDDCRVPGACLLGGKEKLEERLARAREGKGSRGQAAMRTFEVSRPTVGAQALGIARAAYEYALEYAKQRVQFGRPIIENQAIAFTLADMKMEIDAARLLVWRAAWMGRIGKDFEAAEGSMSKLKAGEVAVWATERAIQILGGNGYTREYPVERMHRDAKIYTIFEGTSEIQRLVISRAISGARIQ